AGTCGAGCAGGTGCGAAAGCAGGGCATAGTGATCCGGCGGTTGCGTGTGGAAGCGCCGTCGCTCAACGGATAAAAGGTACCCCGGGGATAACAGGCTCATCTTCCCCAAGAGTCCATATCGACGGGAAGGTTTGGCACCTCGATGTCGGCTCGTCGCATCCTGGGGCTGAAGTAGGTCCCAAGGGTTGGGCTGTTCGCCCATTAAAGCGGTACGCGAGCTGGGTTTAGAACGTCGTGAGACAGTTCGGTCCCTATCCGGTGCAGCCGTAGGAAACCTGAGGAAGGCTGTCCCTAGTACGAGAGGACCGGGACGGACGCAGCTCTCGTGTGCCAGTTGTCCTGCCAAGGGCACGGCTGGTTGGCGACCTGCGGAAGGGATAAGCGCTGAAAGCATCTAAGTGCGAAGCTCGTTCCAAGATTAGATTTCCCACTGGGTCAACCAGGTAAGGCCCGTGGTAGACGACCACGTTGATAGGCCGGAGGTGTAAGCACAGCAATGTGTTCAGCCGACCGGTACTAATCGGCCGAGGGCTTGGGAACATTTTTGTTCGTGCTCGCTATGGAACGCTCAAAGGACCGGGCCTATACGGCCCGCCATGAGCACGTTTTCCGGTGGCCATAGCGGCGGAGTCACACCCGTTCCCATCCCGAACACGGCAGTTAAGCCCGCCAGCGCCGATGGTACTTGGGGGGTTTCCCCCTGGGAGAGTAGGACGTCGCCGGAATAATCGTGAGAAGAAGCCCCGCATCGGTATCGGTGCGGGGCTTCTTCGCGTCCGGACCCCAGCCGCTCTAGCTCAACTCGGGGGTCATCGAGTGCGCCAGCCATCTCACCCACAGCCCGTGCGAGTGCATGTAGCCGAGGCAGTACGAGTCGACGTGCTCGCCATCGAAAACGGCCAGTCCCAGGACGCTCGGGATGTCGCCGCCGTCAGGAGGTGGTTCTGACGGTTGGAAGAGGTCGCTCACGCCCGGTGTGTCACAGCAGACCCACGCAACCGGACCGTCGTGGCCGGCCTCGTGCAGAACGCGCTCGAACGCCCGGCGGTCATCGGCCGCCAGATAGCTGAGCGACCAGGACGTCACCACGGCAACCGGACCCTGCCGCACGCTGTCGATGACGCGCGGCAGGTCGACGGCCATGTCGCCCTTCACCATGGGAGGCGGCCGCTCCGAAGCGAGCCGCATAGCAGCGGCTGCACGCTCGTGCCGCCCGGTTCCCGGCCAGATGCAGCGCTGAGAGAGGATGGTCGGCGCCGCCCAGCACCAGGAACTGGACGGCAGCCATGAGCATGTTGGGATCGTGGGAGTGGAGTGGTTGGCGCCGCAGGAATCCCAGCACCTGCGCCGAGCCTGATACCGCCTGTGCGAGCGCGGCATTCAGAGGGGAATACGAGCCGTAAATCTTGAGGGCATATTCACTCCAAACCCTCGCGAGTTCGTCCGGTTCGGGGGGCGCCGGGGCAGAGGTCATGTGGCCCCTTCCACGGTTGGCATGACCACCAAAATGAGGCAACTGCAAGGCCCCGTCAAGCTTGATCTGCGGTCAACGCAGCTCGCCCAGCCGGTATCCTCGAAACTCTTATGCCTGAAAGCGGTCGACCGCGACGCAGTACCGGCGGGCGCCCGACCGGCAAATCCTCCGGTGCACCTCGGGGGCGGCGTACCGGATCTCAGGGAGCACCCCACAGTGACGGGACCAGGGAGGGTCGTTCGCAGGGCGCCGGCTCCCGCAGCGCCGGCTCCCGCAGCGCCGGCTTGCCACGCACCCCTCGAGGAGGCCCGACCTCGTCGCAGGGACGCAGCGGCCAGAGCCGTGGTACCAACCCCTCCCGCGGCACCGGGCAGAGCCGCGACACCAACCCCTCCCGCGGCACCAGCCACGAACGCCGGGCGGGCGCGCCACGAGCGGGTGATTCCCAGCGCGGTGGCCCCCGGCGCACAGGCGAGTCCCGGTACGACGCCGGCCGATCGGGTGGTCGAACCAGGTCCGGCGACGAGGCGCCCCGCCCGCGCCGCCCGGCGAGGGACGGAGCCCCGAGCGACCGCCGGTCCGATTGGGATCGCGGCGACTCACCGAAGAGGACCGGGTCCCCGAGGGGCCGGCGTGAGGAAGACAGCGGCCGAAGAGAACCGGACCGACGAGAACCAGGCCGACGAGAGCAGGGATCGAGCAGCGGCGCCGGCGGATACGGCCAGCGTCGCGGAGCCGGTCGAGACTCCTGGAACGACAGCGGGGAGCGCGGCAGCGGCTCTGGCGGATACGGCCAGCATCGCGGAGCCGGTCGAGAGTCCTGGAACGACAGCGGCGACCGTCGCAGCGGCGCCGGCGCGCGGCGCGGAGCCCCGCGAGACACCGGTGACGACCGGAGGGACCGCCGGCCGGGCGCGGGCGACTCCCGCCGGCGAACCGGTCAGCCCGAACCCGCTCCGCGCTCCTGGGGCAGCGTGGCTCGCCGGGGTGCAAGAGAGCTGGGGGAGAGCGCTGGAGGCCCCAGCGCGTCCGAGGTTTGGCGTCAGGCCGTGGCCCGGGCCGAGGGAAGGGACGGAGGGGGAGACCGCCCGGTATCGACGGGACGCCAAGCAGAACCCTGGGAGCCGGAAGAGGTATGGATCTCCGAGCCCGTCGAGGAGACGCCGCACCATCAGCAGGCGCTGCGAGCGGAGCCGGGACGCCAGCGGGACCTCGCTACCGGACGCGAGGGCGTCGCTGCCCCGGGCGGCCGCCGGCGGACCGTTCCACGCCAGGTGGTCGACGAGCTCTCGTCGTCAGCGGGCCCCCTTCGCGGTGCGAAGCTCGCAACTCGCATCGCGGACGCGTCGTACGCGTTCGAGCGCGAGCGCTACCAGGAGGCTCGGCGGATCCTTAGAGCGCTCATCGAAGAGGCGCCGAACTCGCCGGCGGCGCGCGAGCTGAATGGGCTCGTCCTGTACCGAACAGGGCAGTGGTCCGCTGCGGCGAAGGAGTTCGAGCGGTACAGGGAACTGTCGGGTTCCTACGACCAGCACCCCGTCCTGGCGGACTGTTACCGCGCGATGCGGAGGTACGACGACGCGGAGGCGCTGTGGCAGGACCTCCGCGAGGCCTCACCGAGTGGCGACCTGGTGGCAGAGGGCCGGATCGTCGCCGCGGGTTGCCGCGCGGATCAGGGCGACCTCGGCGGAGGCATCGCGCTGCTGGAGAAGGCACTGCGGCGTGTGAACCACCCGCAGGAGCGCCACCTGAGGCAGTGGTACGCCCTCGCCGACCTCTACGAGCGCGCAGGCGACCTGCCGCGTGCAAGAGATCTCTTCAACAGGGTGGCATCCGCGGATCCGGAGTCGTTCGACGTAAGGGCCCGCGTGCGGGCTCTGCGCTGAGCAAGCAGCCGCCACGGCGCCGCCGGCCGGCACACCCGGATCCCGTCACACCCCACCCGTAAGATTCTCCTCGGCCCTTGTGGCTCCTATCGCGGGCGCATCGACGCCGGCCCCGACACGCGGGCCCTAACCGAGGGTCCGCTCCGAGCCGCTCGGCCCGAGCGGTCTGGAGGGTGACGATGCTGAATCTGGTGGTACTCGAAGGAGTGCTGGCGCGTCCGGCTCAAGACGTGGAGTTGCCGTCCGGCAGCCGGCTGATCTCGCTGGAGGTGACGGTCCGCCGGGACGAGGGCCCGGCTGAGCCCGTCCCGGTCGCCTGGTTCGACGCCCCCGCGTGGGCGACGTCTCTCGACGCCGGTATTCCGGTCGTCGTGGTGGGACGGGTCCGCCGGCGTTTCTTCAGGTCAGGGGGCGCGACCCAGAGCCGAACGGAGGTGGTCGCCGCCCGGGTGGTGCGCTCGACCGCCGCTGCGAAGGTCCGGGCGGCGCTGGAGGAGGCGTCCGCGGCCCTGTCGGTGGCCGGCAGGGCGATCAACCAGGTGAAGGCGGGATAGCGGCCGCCGGGTGCTGGGCGCCCCGGGCCGCCGCCACCTCTTCCAAGAGCGCGGCGACACCGTCCTCGCCGTTGTGCGGGAGCACCCGGTGCGCCACGGCGAGGACCTCCGGGATCGCATTGGCAGGTGCCATGGCGACGCCTGCCCAGGCGAGAAAGGAAAGGTCGTTGTGGTTGTCGCCGACCGCGACCACCTCGCTCAGGTGGACGTCGAGACGTTCGCACAGCCTCTCGAGCGCGTATGCCTTCGACACCCCGGGCGCACCGATGTCAACCCAGTCGAGCCCGGAGGTCGTGACGTGCCCGATCTCACCGACGCGCTCCTCGAGCAATCGGATCAAGCCCAGGGCGTCGGTGTCCGGCGCACGGGCGATGAGTTTGATGCACCCTGCCGTGACGGCCGAGCGAATGTCGGCGGTCTCCTCCATTTTCTCGTCCCAGTCGACCGGCGATGCGAAGAACCCCGGCTCGTAGGAGAAGCATTCGAGGTCGTCGCACGCGAGGACTATCCCCGGTATGCGTCCACGAATCAGGTCCACGAGGCCCATCGCGATCTCACCGGCCAGCGGCTCTACCTCGACGACAGCTCGACGGTCGATGTCCACCAGGGCAGCGCCGTTGGCGCAGATCCCGAAAGGTCCGAGACCCGCCTGCTCGGCCAGATCCCACAGGGCCTGTGGAGGCCGTCCCGTGACGGGGACAACCACGACGCCGGCCTCTCGCGCCGCCCTCACCGCTTCGCGAGCCCTTGGAGTGACCCCGCCCGATGGGCTCAGCAGGGTCCCGTCGAGGTCGGTCGCTACCAGCCGCACCGACGACAGATGGGGCAGCGGCTCCAACTCTGCTCCCACGAGAACCAGCGTACCTGCGAGGCGCGTAGGCTCGGTGTCCATGGACGTGCAGAAGCTCCTGGGTGACGAAGCCGAAAGCCTGCTCAGCTACGAGTGCAAGGGCATACAGCGGGAGGACCTGGTCCTGCCCGGGCCGGATGCCATCGACAACGTGATGAGCTGGTCGGACCGGCCAATACCGGTTCTGCGCAATCTCTCGTCGGTGTACAACCACGGTCGACTCTCCGGGACCGGCTACATCTCGATCCTCCCCGTCGACCAGGGGATCGAACACTCCGGCGCGGCGTCGTTTGCCCGCAACCCCGCCTACTTCGATCCCAAGAACCTCGTGGAGCTCGCTATCGAAGGCGGGTGCAACGCGTTCGCGACCACCCTGGGCGTCCTCGGCATCGTCGGCCGGCGCTACGCCCACAAGATCCCTTTTATCGCCAAGCTCAACCACAACGAGCTGCTGACCTACCCCAGCCAGTACGACCAGATCATGTTCGGCTCTCCAAGGGAGGCGTACGACCTCGGCGCGGTGGGGGTGGGGGCCACCGTCTACTACGGCTCAGAGCACGCCACGCGGCAGATCCAGGAGGTTTCGGAAGCGTTCCAGGAGGCGCACGAGCTAGGGATGTTCACAGTGCTCTGGTGCTACCTGCGCAACAGCGCGTTCAAAAAGGACGGCGTCGACTACTCGCTGGCTGCGGACCTCACCGGCCAGGCCAATCACCTGGGCGTCACGATCGAGGCGGACATCATCAAGCAGAAGCAGGCGGAGAACAACGGCGGCTACAACGCCATCGGGTTCGGCCGCACCGACCCGCTCGTCTACGACCAGTTGACGACGGACAACCCGATCGACCTCACCCGCTGGCAGGTCGTGAACTGCTACATGGGCCGTGTTCCGCTGATCAACAGCGGCGGCGAGTCGAAGGGCGACACCGACCTCGCCCAGGCGGTGCGCACGGCCGTCATCAACAAGAGGGCCGGGGGAGCCGGGCTCATCTCCGGTCGCAAGGCCTTCCAGCGCCCCACTCCCGACGGGGTAGCGCTGTTGCACTCCATCCAGGACGTCTACCTCGACTCCTCGATCACCGTCGCCTGACCCCGGCCGGGCTCCCGAACGCGGCCCAACCCGTTTCCCTACCCAGGGGTAACCTGAGTTCAACCGGAAGTAGGCCGTAGACTCCTTCTTGGTTTTTCACATCTCGGAGAAGGAACTCGAATGGCAGATACCGCTGCGCGTGAACGCCCGGTTGTCGACCTCGACCGGGCGGTCATCCGCTTCGCCGGGGACAGCGGCGACGGCATGCAGCTCACGGGCGACAGGTTCACCGCCTCGTCGGCAATTTTCGGCAACGACCTGTCCACGCTGCCGGACTTCCCCGCGGAGATCAGGGCCCCCGCCGGCACGCTCGCGGGTGTATCCGCGTTCCAGGTCCACATCTCCGACCACGACATCCTCACGCCGGGTGACCACCCGAGTGTTCTGGTGGCGATGAACCCGGCGGCGCTCAAGACGAATCTCGCCGACGTGACCGCCACCGGCACGATCATCGTCAACAGCGACGAGTTCAACGACCGCAACCTCGCCAAAGCGGGGTACGCCGACAATCCGCTCAGGGACGGCAGCCTGGACTCGTACACGGTGTACGAGGTTCCGATGACCGACCTGACCAAGAAGGCTGCGGAACCTTCGGGCGCCAAGCCACGCGACGCCGAGCGGTCGAAGAACTTCTTCGCGCTCGGCCTGATCAGCTGGTTGTACTCGCGACCGGTGGACTCGACGCTCCAGTGGATCCAGGACCGTTTCGGCAAGACGCCGATGGTGGCCGAGGCCAACACCCTCGCGTTCAAAGCGGGCTGGAACTTTGGTGAGACCGCGGAGCTGTTTCCCAACACCTATGAGGTCAAGCCGGCGACCCTGGATCCGGGCACCTACACGAACATCTCCGGCAACACTGCGCTGGCCTGGGGACTCATAGCAGCCGGTCAGCTGGCGAAACTGCCCCTGTTCCTTGGCAGCTACCCGATCACGCCCGCCTCGGATGTCCTTCACGAGCTGTCCAAGCACAAGAACTTCGGGATCCGGACCTTCCAGGCCGAAGACGAGATCGCTGGTGTCGGTGCAGCTCTGGGTGCTTCGTACGCGGGGTCGCTCGGTATCACCACGACGAGCGGTCCGGGCGTCGACTTGAAGGCCGAGACCATCGGGCTGGCTGTGAACCTGGAGCTGCCGCTCCTGGTGATCGACATCCAGCGAGGCGGCCCTTCCACCGGGTTGCCCACCAAGACAGAGCAGGCCGACCTGCTGCAGGCGATGTTCGGGCGTCACGGCGAAGCGCCGGTCCCCATCGTTGCCCCGGCTACGCCCGGCGAGTGCTTCCACATGGCTATCGAGGCCGCCCGCATAGCGATCAAGTACCGCACTCCCGTCTTCCTTCTCTCCGACGGGTACCTCGCCAACGGAGCCGAACCATGGCGCCTACCCGACGTCGATGCGTTGCCGGACATCAGCTCCACGTTCGCCACGCAGCCGAACCATGTAGCGGAGGACGGCACGGAGGAGTTCTGGCCCTACCTGCGCGACGCAGAGACGCTCGCTCGGCCGTGGGCGATCCCGGGAACTCCCGGACTGGTCCATCGCATCGGAGGCCTCGAGAAGGCTGACGGGTCTGGGGCCGTCTCCTACGATCCGTCCAACCATGAGCTCATGACGAAGCTGCGCGCGGCGAAGGTGGCGGGTATCGCCTCAGATATCGCGCCGGCCGAGGTCGACGACCCCGACGGCGCTGCGGAGGTGCTGGTCGTCGGTTGGGGCTCCACCTACGGGGCCATCCAGGCTGGCATCAGACGGGTACGTGCGCAGGGCCGGGGGGTCGCCCACCTGCACATCCGCCACCTGAACCCGTTCCCAGCGAATCTTGGCGAGATTCTCCGCTCGTACCCGAAGATCCTCGTACCCGAGATGAACCTCGGCCAGCTGGTGAAGCTACTGCGAGCCGACTTCCTCGTGGACGCTCGGGGCGTGAACAAGATGATGGGCAAGCCATTCAGGGCCGAAGAGATCGAGAAGGCTGTGCTCGACCTCATCCTCGACCGCAGCTAGAGGTCGGGTAAAGGTCAAGCACAGGTATAGGAGCGATTGACAGAGATGACAGACGTAGCGGTGCCGGTGACGACGAAGAAGGACTGGACCAGTGACCAGGAGGTGCGCTGGTGCCCAGGCTGCGGTGATTACTCGATCCTGACCGCGGTGCAGATGTTGATGCCGGAGCTCGGCGTGAAGCGCGAGGACACGGTTTTCGTGTCGGGGATCGGGTGCAGCTCCCGGTTCCCCTATTACATGAACACGTACGGGATCCACTCGATCCACGGCCGCGCACCTGCGATCGCCACCGGGGTCGCGGTCAGCCGCCCCG
This region of Acidimicrobiales bacterium genomic DNA includes:
- a CDS encoding DUF2332 family protein yields the protein MVKGDMAVDLPRVIDSVRQGPVAVVTSWSLSYLAADDRRAFERVLHEAGHDGPVAWVCCDTPGVSDLFQPSEPPPDGGDIPSVLGLAVFDGEHVDSYCLGYMHSHGLWVRWLAHSMTPELS
- a CDS encoding 2-oxoacid:acceptor oxidoreductase subunit alpha, coding for MADTAARERPVVDLDRAVIRFAGDSGDGMQLTGDRFTASSAIFGNDLSTLPDFPAEIRAPAGTLAGVSAFQVHISDHDILTPGDHPSVLVAMNPAALKTNLADVTATGTIIVNSDEFNDRNLAKAGYADNPLRDGSLDSYTVYEVPMTDLTKKAAEPSGAKPRDAERSKNFFALGLISWLYSRPVDSTLQWIQDRFGKTPMVAEANTLAFKAGWNFGETAELFPNTYEVKPATLDPGTYTNISGNTALAWGLIAAGQLAKLPLFLGSYPITPASDVLHELSKHKNFGIRTFQAEDEIAGVGAALGASYAGSLGITTTSGPGVDLKAETIGLAVNLELPLLVIDIQRGGPSTGLPTKTEQADLLQAMFGRHGEAPVPIVAPATPGECFHMAIEAARIAIKYRTPVFLLSDGYLANGAEPWRLPDVDALPDISSTFATQPNHVAEDGTEEFWPYLRDAETLARPWAIPGTPGLVHRIGGLEKADGSGAVSYDPSNHELMTKLRAAKVAGIASDIAPAEVDDPDGAAEVLVVGWGSTYGAIQAGIRRVRAQGRGVAHLHIRHLNPFPANLGEILRSYPKILVPEMNLGQLVKLLRADFLVDARGVNKMMGKPFRAEEIEKAVLDLILDRS
- a CDS encoding HAD family hydrolase produces the protein MGAELEPLPHLSSVRLVATDLDGTLLSPSGGVTPRAREAVRAAREAGVVVVPVTGRPPQALWDLAEQAGLGPFGICANGAALVDIDRRAVVEVEPLAGEIAMGLVDLIRGRIPGIVLACDDLECFSYEPGFFASPVDWDEKMEETADIRSAVTAGCIKLIARAPDTDALGLIRLLEERVGEIGHVTTSGLDWVDIGAPGVSKAYALERLCERLDVHLSEVVAVGDNHNDLSFLAWAGVAMAPANAIPEVLAVAHRVLPHNGEDGVAALLEEVAAARGAQHPAAAIPPSPG
- a CDS encoding class I fructose-bisphosphate aldolase, producing MDVQKLLGDEAESLLSYECKGIQREDLVLPGPDAIDNVMSWSDRPIPVLRNLSSVYNHGRLSGTGYISILPVDQGIEHSGAASFARNPAYFDPKNLVELAIEGGCNAFATTLGVLGIVGRRYAHKIPFIAKLNHNELLTYPSQYDQIMFGSPREAYDLGAVGVGATVYYGSEHATRQIQEVSEAFQEAHELGMFTVLWCYLRNSAFKKDGVDYSLAADLTGQANHLGVTIEADIIKQKQAENNGGYNAIGFGRTDPLVYDQLTTDNPIDLTRWQVVNCYMGRVPLINSGGESKGDTDLAQAVRTAVINKRAGGAGLISGRKAFQRPTPDGVALLHSIQDVYLDSSITVA
- a CDS encoding tetratricopeptide repeat protein, translated to MARAEGRDGGGDRPVSTGRQAEPWEPEEVWISEPVEETPHHQQALRAEPGRQRDLATGREGVAAPGGRRRTVPRQVVDELSSSAGPLRGAKLATRIADASYAFERERYQEARRILRALIEEAPNSPAARELNGLVLYRTGQWSAAAKEFERYRELSGSYDQHPVLADCYRAMRRYDDAEALWQDLREASPSGDLVAEGRIVAAGCRADQGDLGGGIALLEKALRRVNHPQERHLRQWYALADLYERAGDLPRARDLFNRVASADPESFDVRARVRALR